In a single window of the Nilaparvata lugens isolate BPH chromosome 1, ASM1435652v1, whole genome shotgun sequence genome:
- the LOC111051024 gene encoding uncharacterized protein LOC111051024 — translation MDKSHRASSSSFLLPDSPPPERELNYWEQQKQQKKQQKSLSSAATSAAPSSSASTSDPLKKQGIFVQDEDSSIIVGDSSPPPQATWAPRRAALTSVPATKQSVKRRLFVDDEEPGVLTQSKKRAVEEDEEEDSSIMTLLQQEEDEILPEEHFLTVINRYSPKPWTPLRELMEGTPYPIEDVREVCNQHGRRVVLKIRLSGQRTTDVYIPERFTQILTSKDIQNFKSKCKSLLLFCETY, via the exons ATGGACAAGTCACACCGTGCATCCTCATCCTCATTCTTATTACCAGACAGCCCGCCTCCGGAGAGGGAGCTGAACTACTGGGAACAGCagaagcagcagaagaagcAGCAGAAAAGCCTCAGCTCAGCTGCCACCTCTGCCGCCCCCTCCTCCTCAGCCTCAACCTCAGATCCCTTGAAGAAACAAGGGATCTTCGTCCAAGATGAGGATTCCAGCATCATCGTGGGAGACAGCAGCCCTCCCCCGCAAGCTACTTGGGCACCACGCCGAGCAGCGCTCACATCGGTACCCGCCACCAAGCAGTCTGTCAAGAGGAGGCTGTTTGTCGACGATGAGGAGCCTGgcgtcctcactcaatcaaag aaacgtgcggtggaagaggatgaggaggaggacaGCTCCATAATGACGTTGTTACAGCAGGAGGAGGATGAAATTCTCCCCGAGGAGCACTTCCTCACCGTCATCAATAGGTACTCCCCGAAACCCTGGACTCCTCTAAGAGAGTTGATGGAGGGTACACCTTACCCTATTGAGGACGTGAGGGAGGTCTGCAATCAACATGGACGTCGCGTGGTGCTCAAGATCCGGCTGTCAG GTCAGAGAACAACAGATGTTTACATACCTGAACGTTTCACGCAGATCTTGACCTCCAAAGAcatccaaaattttaaaagtaaatgcaaatcattgttactgttttGTGAAACATATTAA